The following are encoded together in the Parabacteroides chongii genome:
- a CDS encoding ABC transporter permease, with amino-acid sequence MKIILLAIRTLLRFRLYTAINILGLAFSLACCILISRYIYGEMTTDHFIPDVDRVCYTVMEDEVSHQKRLFGLLPEYGYEPNPLDDPAVEIASTLFQLSTDQITVGNKLYNVSSLATDTNYLKIVPVPIIKSTGKKLLSNPKDAAISENLAQLLFGEEDPLGRQITTSMGEIVTVSAILGQPDTRFSMPFDLLISNESADYRKHIASQSLLRLHKGNSVASVNKKYGLFHKIGNYHNRVRINLYSLQELYFDRQIVTNHNHRLTGNYTHILILTTIDVLIMLIGLFNFINVYTVLIHKRAREFGMKKAFGANSRQVAVQLYAENMCMTCIALFLAWVLIEIGTMMANTYLTIHIPSHVLFDTGLSVGILFVLPLITAIYPFFQYNYASPITSLKMIGRCGESTVSRKIFLCLQYIITLALTVVSIYAIRQLNFMLNTDPGYKTNNIIKISSPGNPIGSDMSMWNKYNQIAHQLDREMDNNPSLIKLHSYSPGPISRVGQTIWAHIAGKDWQNIGTKVSNENFFRILGIEAIEGRLWNNSDDDMDLSIVINESAKKQLGITDINTTPVILDHLLVYSPQTKEQPAPRYKVIGVIKDICTQHLSKGYEPIIYFLYNKGFSQGMLVSLVPEKKQEAIDFLQKIYSEACGNGLSYTFLKDEVQAIYKEDKQLVGIASFFAVIAILISSMGLFSLSLFDIQQRFHEISIRKINGATAGAIWRILLVKYGRLYGIACLIGLPLSWLAITLYMVDFVYKVSIAWWIFAAAILLTGGISFLTLVWQIQKAARTNPIDIIRSE; translated from the coding sequence ATGAAGATCATCTTATTAGCCATACGAACTCTCCTTCGATTCCGTCTTTATACGGCAATCAATATACTGGGCCTGGCATTCAGCCTGGCCTGTTGTATCCTGATATCCCGCTATATTTACGGAGAAATGACAACCGACCATTTTATACCGGACGTAGACAGAGTCTGCTATACCGTCATGGAAGATGAAGTCTCTCACCAGAAAAGACTTTTCGGCCTGCTGCCGGAATATGGCTATGAGCCTAATCCGCTGGACGATCCGGCCGTGGAAATAGCATCTACCTTGTTTCAACTCTCGACAGACCAAATCACGGTCGGCAACAAGCTATATAATGTATCTTCTCTGGCCACAGACACCAATTATCTGAAGATAGTGCCGGTCCCAATAATAAAAAGTACCGGAAAGAAGCTATTAAGCAATCCGAAAGACGCGGCAATCTCTGAAAACCTGGCGCAGTTATTATTCGGAGAAGAAGACCCGCTGGGCCGGCAAATCACCACCTCAATGGGCGAGATTGTAACTGTTTCAGCCATCCTAGGGCAGCCGGATACCCGCTTCTCCATGCCTTTCGACCTATTGATTTCAAACGAATCAGCCGACTACAGAAAACATATAGCCTCCCAGTCACTACTCAGATTGCATAAAGGCAACTCAGTAGCATCCGTCAATAAGAAATACGGACTTTTCCATAAAATAGGCAACTACCACAACCGCGTGCGTATCAATCTCTATTCGTTGCAAGAGCTCTACTTCGACCGGCAGATTGTTACAAACCATAACCACCGGCTGACAGGAAACTATACACATATACTTATCCTGACCACAATCGACGTATTAATCATGCTGATAGGATTATTCAACTTCATCAATGTTTATACAGTATTAATCCACAAGCGAGCACGTGAGTTTGGAATGAAAAAAGCATTCGGTGCAAACAGTCGGCAGGTAGCCGTTCAGCTATATGCGGAGAATATGTGCATGACTTGCATCGCCTTGTTTCTGGCATGGGTACTTATCGAGATTGGTACAATGATGGCTAATACGTATCTTACCATTCATATCCCTTCGCATGTATTATTTGATACAGGTCTTTCTGTGGGTATCCTGTTCGTATTGCCACTCATTACGGCTATATATCCTTTCTTCCAATATAATTATGCTTCGCCCATCACCTCTCTGAAGATGATTGGAAGATGCGGAGAGTCTACGGTATCCAGAAAGATATTCCTTTGCCTGCAATATATTATAACGCTGGCACTGACCGTTGTATCCATCTATGCTATCCGGCAACTGAATTTCATGCTGAACACAGATCCTGGATACAAAACGAATAATATCATAAAGATTTCATCCCCAGGAAATCCAATCGGCAGCGATATGTCTATGTGGAACAAATACAATCAGATCGCCCATCAGTTGGACAGAGAGATGGACAATAACCCGTCGCTCATCAAGCTTCACAGCTATTCACCCGGTCCAATCAGTCGTGTGGGTCAGACTATTTGGGCACATATCGCTGGAAAGGATTGGCAAAATATAGGAACCAAGGTCAGCAACGAAAACTTCTTCCGCATCCTGGGGATAGAAGCCATTGAGGGACGACTATGGAACAACTCCGACGACGATATGGATCTGTCCATTGTCATCAATGAATCAGCGAAAAAACAACTGGGTATCACCGACATCAACACTACGCCAGTCATTCTGGATCATTTGCTGGTTTACAGTCCACAGACAAAAGAACAGCCGGCTCCCAGATATAAAGTGATTGGTGTTATCAAGGACATCTGTACGCAACATCTGTCTAAAGGATACGAACCGATAATTTACTTTCTATACAATAAAGGGTTCTCACAAGGCATGCTGGTTAGTCTCGTTCCGGAAAAGAAACAGGAAGCAATTGATTTTCTTCAGAAGATATACAGCGAGGCGTGTGGAAACGGACTTTCCTATACATTCTTGAAAGATGAAGTACAGGCTATTTATAAAGAAGACAAGCAGTTAGTTGGTATTGCCTCTTTCTTTGCAGTTATAGCGATATTGATCTCGTCTATGGGGTTGTTCAGTTTATCATTGTTTGATATTCAGCAACGATTCCACGAAATATCCATCCGAAAGATAAACGGAGCAACGGCCGGAGCTATATGGCGGATACTGCTGGTTAAATACGGCCGGTTATATGGCATAGCCTGCCTAATCGGTTTACCTCTGTCGTGGCTAGCCATCACACTATACATGGTCGACTTTGTCTATAAAGTAAGTATAGCCTGGTGGATATTTGCGGCGGCTATACTTCTGACCGGCGGTATTTCATTCCTTACGCTGGTCTGGCAAATACAAAAGGCTGCCCGCACAAACCCAATAGACATCATACGCTCCGAATAA
- a CDS encoding ABC transporter permease, giving the protein MLKHYALIATRNLLKYKIQSIVSIIGLAMGFTCFALATLWIRHEMTYENFHEEAERIFLVRNEDKNSNEGLATVTPSPLAAYLQETFPEIEQACNVSDSKMEFKYKGITYLSYQIQMDSASMKIFPIRLVSGNANFLVNGSKEIAITEELAEKLFGKENPIGKELSIYGQESPICAVVKAWEPHTNMPFEIVRANYTIPVWYACGWTTFIKLKKETDIKAFRKKIYEHTIEKDNAKLEHFILTPIIQMRYDHPIREATIKFNHILLFALSGGLVILCSLFNYLTLFVSRIRMRGKEIALRKVCGSSDKHLMELFSIEYVLTLLTAIFIGMLLIELILPTFRELSEIKTTTNGIYLEAIGYSLFVASLSFLISLLPIHYFRRQSLNAAIKGTEKGKGKNYFQKFFLVLQFIISIGFIFCTLVMIKQIHYLSHTDRIVERGGRASITFSTQSSEASLREELKQIPMITEVLSGNHNSFIPQNGASYITVKEWDDKPASADEVLLETIASGERICNYYNLKLLKGTMLRDDDRKEKVMINETAARLFGWADPIGKSFLKSDSTRAQIIGVIRDFCKDSPTIPVKPMVFTVQELFWSINSGGNLLFIFRDGQWKECKQRIEALIREKYPDFTFYRLYNTEEEFNKFLQSENALIKLLDFVSIVCILISVFGIFSLVTLNCEQRRKEIAIRKVNGATVGTIIHLFFREYLLLLCVAAAIAFPVSYLIMKSWLENYVIQTTISFWIYLIIIYISCHDHSHLHILANMEGCK; this is encoded by the coding sequence ATGCTTAAACACTATGCATTGATTGCAACACGCAATCTTCTAAAATATAAAATCCAATCGATCGTCAGCATCATCGGTCTGGCGATGGGGTTCACCTGTTTTGCCCTGGCCACTCTATGGATCAGGCACGAAATGACCTACGAGAACTTTCACGAGGAAGCAGAACGCATTTTCCTGGTTCGTAACGAAGACAAAAACAGTAATGAGGGTTTGGCCACAGTCACCCCTTCCCCACTGGCAGCCTATCTGCAGGAAACATTTCCCGAAATAGAACAGGCCTGTAACGTGTCGGACAGTAAAATGGAATTCAAATACAAAGGGATCACTTATCTATCTTATCAGATCCAAATGGATTCCGCCTCCATGAAAATATTCCCGATCCGGTTGGTTAGTGGAAATGCCAATTTCCTTGTCAACGGCAGTAAAGAAATAGCCATCACAGAAGAGCTTGCCGAAAAACTATTCGGAAAAGAGAACCCGATAGGGAAAGAACTAAGCATATACGGTCAGGAAAGTCCCATTTGTGCAGTGGTCAAAGCCTGGGAGCCTCATACAAACATGCCTTTTGAAATAGTAAGAGCCAATTATACGATCCCGGTCTGGTACGCCTGCGGATGGACGACTTTTATCAAGCTAAAGAAAGAGACGGACATCAAGGCTTTCCGTAAAAAGATATATGAGCATACTATTGAAAAAGACAACGCCAAACTGGAACATTTCATACTGACCCCGATCATACAGATGCGATACGACCATCCCATCCGGGAAGCGACCATCAAATTCAATCACATCCTGTTGTTTGCCTTATCGGGCGGTCTGGTCATCCTTTGTTCGCTGTTCAATTACCTGACTCTGTTCGTCAGCCGGATACGGATGCGCGGAAAGGAAATAGCCTTACGCAAAGTATGCGGCTCTTCCGATAAACATCTGATGGAGTTATTTTCTATAGAATATGTATTAACGCTATTGACTGCTATATTTATCGGGATGTTATTGATAGAATTGATACTACCCACTTTTCGGGAATTATCCGAAATAAAAACGACGACAAACGGAATCTACCTGGAAGCTATCGGCTATTCCCTTTTCGTAGCATCACTGTCGTTCCTTATTTCTCTGCTTCCTATCCATTATTTTCGCCGCCAATCGCTGAATGCAGCAATAAAAGGAACGGAAAAAGGGAAAGGAAAGAATTATTTCCAGAAATTCTTCCTGGTCTTACAGTTTATTATCAGTATCGGATTCATCTTCTGCACGCTTGTGATGATCAAACAGATACATTACTTATCACATACCGACCGTATAGTGGAACGGGGAGGAAGAGCCTCCATCACATTCAGTACCCAGTCGTCCGAAGCCAGCCTGCGGGAAGAACTAAAACAAATACCCATGATAACCGAAGTGCTTTCGGGTAATCACAACTCTTTTATACCTCAAAACGGAGCAAGCTATATTACGGTGAAAGAGTGGGATGATAAGCCTGCATCTGCCGATGAAGTACTTTTGGAGACGATTGCCAGCGGCGAAAGAATATGTAATTATTATAATCTGAAGCTACTGAAAGGCACTATGTTAAGGGATGACGACCGGAAAGAGAAAGTGATGATCAACGAAACGGCCGCCCGTCTGTTTGGCTGGGCAGATCCGATCGGAAAATCTTTCCTCAAAAGCGACTCTACCCGGGCACAGATTATCGGGGTAATACGCGATTTCTGTAAAGATTCGCCTACTATCCCCGTGAAACCGATGGTATTTACAGTACAAGAACTATTCTGGTCTATTAACTCCGGAGGCAATCTCCTTTTCATTTTCCGTGACGGACAATGGAAAGAATGCAAACAACGGATCGAGGCATTGATCAGGGAGAAATATCCGGATTTTACATTCTACAGATTATATAACACAGAAGAAGAGTTCAACAAATTCCTGCAATCGGAAAATGCTCTGATCAAATTACTCGACTTCGTTTCCATTGTCTGTATCCTTATCTCAGTTTTCGGGATATTCTCACTAGTCACTCTTAACTGCGAACAACGCCGGAAAGAGATCGCCATCCGTAAAGTGAACGGTGCAACAGTCGGAACCATCATCCATCTGTTCTTCAGAGAATATTTATTGCTACTTTGCGTAGCTGCAGCCATCGCATTCCCAGTCAGCTATCTGATCATGAAATCATGGCTGGAAAACTATGTTATACAAACAACTATTTCCTTCTGGATCTACCTGATAATTATTTATATCTCTTGTCATGATCACAGTCACTTGCATATATTGGCGAATATGGAAGGCTGCAAGTAA
- a CDS encoding ABC transporter permease, whose product MNMIQHHIKLAIRNLLKYKTQSLISIIGLAVGVCCFAICSYTLRVDLNWNHSIKEVERICIVFTETEKSTQTSYSPFASAMLAKEYPEIESATAYSQVQPYTEKLCEIRKTDGTANYFKELFVFADHHFLDFFNIRLINGTPNEIDQTPDAILVTEKTANRLFGTTDVIGKTFTDINDFDDTQKVFTIRGVIENFPKQSDLERYSGIELNTTNEAICSPDRYIYYDGFNSFVKIKPGINIDKLNEKLKKSTLKYPKNKNEIAESIVQLKPLTKRNTLYKRNFFSDSGTIFFIIGLLVLLTALFNYVLFIIGRMMNRIKECGIRQVNGATKCSIFYLLFIEASIAFLIACTCSFAIAELVIPHINSLNPDFSIDNSYVVQLLTQYSIIGLGGIALLCLIVIHNLGKISLIQSLFSNQIIRRHSVLRNIFISIQLVICFLFLGTTWFIKQQSDLIEYRLTNGLSETDKTSTFDVSLNGDKLTPHRPEILQKLQQDPKVEIVCRNGMGFSGAWQLREGSFSWEGISDEVAKSTMGHIYTDPSFFELVNQKLRDGRLYNSEETDKAVINESFARLFNRNPIGMQINVRYWGTEMSNFQVVGIVSDFMNNRYEMNTRPVLPCIYMPFPENSINMSCLIKIKPEYRKEFPEIMKAELSKYVNQATPTYIFSMKDDSGFYVSREQNIFKLTTIFSIISIIISLLGIYASVTLSTDRRKKEVAIRKINGATPATIVHMFCKSNLLQLFVSACIAFPILILLLKSWLESYAERISIGILPFILIFLLMAAIVAFTIIWQLWRIARINPAEVIKSE is encoded by the coding sequence ATGAATATGATACAACACCATATCAAGCTGGCCATACGTAACCTACTGAAATATAAGACGCAATCACTAATCAGTATCATCGGGTTAGCGGTTGGTGTCTGCTGTTTCGCCATCTGTTCCTATACGTTAAGAGTTGACTTAAACTGGAATCACAGCATCAAAGAGGTAGAAAGAATATGCATCGTTTTTACAGAAACAGAGAAAAGTACCCAGACAAGTTATTCACCTTTTGCCTCCGCTATGCTCGCAAAGGAGTATCCTGAAATAGAATCGGCTACCGCTTACAGCCAAGTACAACCCTACACGGAGAAGTTATGCGAAATCAGAAAGACGGATGGTACAGCCAATTATTTCAAAGAGTTGTTTGTCTTTGCCGACCATCATTTTCTTGACTTTTTCAATATACGGCTAATCAATGGAACCCCCAATGAAATAGATCAGACGCCCGATGCTATCCTAGTTACAGAGAAGACCGCCAATAGATTATTCGGAACAACGGATGTCATTGGTAAAACCTTCACCGATATTAATGATTTTGACGATACCCAAAAAGTATTTACCATCCGGGGAGTGATCGAAAACTTTCCAAAGCAAAGTGATCTGGAAAGATACAGCGGTATCGAACTGAATACAACAAATGAAGCAATCTGTTCTCCCGATAGATATATCTATTACGACGGGTTCAATTCATTCGTAAAAATCAAACCGGGTATAAATATCGACAAGCTAAACGAAAAGCTTAAAAAAAGCACGTTGAAATATCCTAAAAATAAAAATGAAATTGCAGAATCTATTGTTCAGTTAAAACCACTGACGAAGCGTAATACGCTCTACAAAAGAAATTTCTTTTCTGACTCAGGAACTATTTTCTTTATTATCGGACTGCTGGTACTACTGACAGCTCTCTTTAATTATGTACTGTTCATCATCGGACGGATGATGAACAGGATCAAGGAATGCGGCATCCGTCAAGTGAACGGAGCGACAAAGTGTTCTATATTCTATCTGCTTTTCATTGAAGCTTCCATCGCCTTTCTAATAGCCTGTACTTGTAGCTTCGCTATTGCAGAACTGGTCATTCCACATATTAACAGTCTTAATCCTGATTTTTCAATAGACAATAGTTACGTAGTACAACTTCTTACCCAATACAGCATTATCGGTTTGGGTGGTATTGCGCTTCTGTGTCTGATCGTTATTCATAATCTGGGTAAGATATCCCTTATACAAAGTCTGTTCAGTAATCAGATCATACGCCGCCATAGTGTTTTACGGAATATATTCATATCCATACAACTCGTTATCTGCTTCCTGTTCCTGGGAACGACCTGGTTTATCAAACAACAAAGCGATCTGATTGAATACCGACTAACGAACGGACTGAGTGAAACCGACAAAACCTCAACATTCGACGTATCCCTCAACGGAGATAAGCTTACTCCCCACCGTCCGGAAATACTACAAAAATTACAGCAAGACCCAAAAGTCGAAATCGTTTGTCGTAACGGAATGGGATTTTCCGGAGCCTGGCAGTTGAGAGAAGGAAGTTTTTCGTGGGAAGGGATCAGTGATGAGGTAGCGAAAAGCACCATGGGCCATATCTATACCGATCCATCTTTCTTTGAACTTGTCAACCAAAAATTACGTGACGGGCGTTTATACAACTCAGAAGAAACAGACAAAGCAGTTATCAACGAATCTTTTGCACGGTTATTCAATCGAAATCCTATCGGCATGCAAATAAATGTGAGATATTGGGGTACGGAAATGAGTAATTTCCAGGTGGTCGGAATCGTTTCAGATTTTATGAATAATCGGTATGAAATGAATACCCGCCCGGTTCTTCCCTGCATTTATATGCCATTCCCTGAAAACAGTATTAACATGAGCTGCTTAATAAAAATCAAGCCTGAATATAGGAAGGAATTTCCGGAGATCATGAAAGCCGAACTATCCAAATATGTCAATCAGGCCACTCCAACTTATATTTTCTCCATGAAAGATGATTCCGGTTTTTATGTGAGTAGAGAACAGAATATATTCAAACTGACAACCATATTTTCCATAATATCTATTATCATCAGCCTACTGGGAATATACGCATCGGTTACTTTATCTACCGACAGAAGGAAAAAGGAAGTAGCCATCCGTAAGATCAATGGAGCGACACCTGCTACAATTGTTCATATGTTTTGCAAAAGCAACCTGTTGCAATTGTTTGTTTCTGCATGCATTGCTTTTCCCATATTGATATTGTTACTAAAATCGTGGTTGGAAAGTTATGCTGAGAGAATCTCCATCGGTATTCTACCTTTTATCCTGATATTCCTGCTTATGGCAGCAATCGTTGCCTTCACGATAATATGGCAGCTTTGGAGAATAGCCCGGATCAACCCGGCAGAAGTTATTAAATCCGAATAA
- a CDS encoding ABC transporter permease: MNMLRHYIKLAIRNLIKYKSQSVISIIGLAIGFTCFALSTLWIRYEQTYDTFHDGADRIYFVRPESYMYSSGLSEISPYPLAGFLKATFPEVEDACNMQAWYTSFKYKGKEYKSFKIGVDSATVQMFNIQIVSGSKDFMIRDNNQVAITEQLASRLFGKEDPIGKTLDIYGEKSICAVVKAWDTHSNLPFELLESNGADKEWNVSSWQTYIKLRKGTDIKAFRKKLLEYKTKPDQTFSIDKIVLTPITSMRYDRPSRQETVKYEHIFLFASAGGLVILCALFNYLTLFITRIRMRSREIALRKVCGSSDRNQMVLFGVEYSITLLLALFIGLILIELTLPTFRELSDIKLDNPDIYLKAIEYAAVVAVFSFLLSLYPIYYFRKKTLNAMLKGSTGGRNKNIFQKISMITQFIISICFIFCAVILMKQIHYLNKADFGLERTNRAFISVYPVIDGLKEEITKIPFITEIFPDNISPIFPRYGRSYRTVGEWEGRQDSTASVNFEMFDCNQAYFNFYGLQLLEGAIPADGDDVHILINQAGIKSLNIDHPIGKTIKKGESNWVIAGVIKDFYIAPPTVPCSPIVMIFKKETDFSSNGSILFKYQEGSWNNCKERLETLVKKLNPNVRSCQICNMEEEYEKFLKSENALLMMLDFVTLVCVLISLFGVFSLVTLDCEKRRKEIAIRKVNGAETSHIMKAFLLKYMFLLLIASAIAFPIGYLIMKPWIESYVLQTNIDFWIYPAIWLSLALLIITCTGWRIWNAANQNPAEVVKSE; encoded by the coding sequence ATGAATATGCTACGACATTATATCAAACTGGCGATACGCAACCTGATAAAATACAAATCGCAATCCGTTATCAGCATCATCGGACTGGCTATCGGTTTTACCTGTTTTGCCCTGTCTACCTTATGGATACGTTACGAGCAGACTTACGATACCTTTCATGACGGTGCCGATAGAATCTATTTCGTACGACCGGAATCATATATGTACAGCAGCGGTTTGTCGGAAATAAGTCCTTATCCGCTGGCTGGTTTCCTGAAAGCGACATTTCCAGAGGTAGAGGATGCTTGCAATATGCAGGCATGGTACACCTCCTTCAAATATAAAGGGAAAGAATACAAGTCTTTTAAGATAGGAGTCGATTCTGCAACCGTTCAGATGTTCAATATACAGATAGTAAGTGGCAGCAAGGATTTCATGATCCGGGATAACAACCAGGTAGCTATTACCGAACAACTCGCCAGTCGACTGTTCGGAAAAGAGGATCCTATCGGCAAAACACTCGATATCTATGGAGAGAAATCAATATGTGCAGTCGTTAAAGCTTGGGATACGCATAGCAATTTACCATTCGAACTACTCGAATCGAATGGGGCGGATAAGGAATGGAATGTCTCTTCCTGGCAGACATATATCAAACTACGGAAAGGAACGGATATAAAAGCATTTAGAAAAAAACTTCTGGAATATAAAACCAAACCGGACCAGACATTTTCCATCGATAAAATCGTATTGACTCCTATCACTTCTATGCGTTATGACCGCCCCAGCCGGCAGGAAACAGTCAAATATGAACATATTTTCCTCTTCGCTTCTGCCGGAGGATTGGTTATCTTATGTGCATTATTCAATTACCTGACTTTATTCATTACACGGATCCGGATGCGTAGCCGTGAAATAGCCTTACGGAAAGTCTGCGGTTCTTCGGACAGAAATCAGATGGTCTTGTTTGGAGTCGAATATTCGATCACGCTATTGTTGGCTCTATTTATAGGCCTCATCTTGATCGAATTGACTTTACCGACATTCCGGGAACTATCCGATATTAAGCTGGATAACCCGGATATATATCTGAAAGCTATCGAATATGCAGCAGTCGTAGCCGTCTTTTCATTCTTGTTATCATTATATCCGATTTACTATTTCAGGAAAAAGACATTGAATGCCATGTTAAAAGGTTCAACCGGAGGAAGAAATAAAAACATATTCCAGAAGATCAGTATGATTACACAGTTCATAATCAGTATCTGTTTTATATTCTGTGCTGTCATACTGATGAAACAGATTCATTATCTGAACAAGGCCGATTTCGGATTGGAACGGACGAACCGGGCTTTTATCTCCGTATATCCTGTAATAGACGGACTTAAAGAAGAGATAACAAAAATCCCGTTTATCACTGAAATATTCCCTGATAATATATCACCGATCTTTCCCCGTTACGGCCGTTCCTACCGGACAGTTGGGGAATGGGAAGGACGCCAGGATTCTACAGCCTCCGTCAATTTCGAGATGTTTGACTGCAACCAGGCGTATTTCAATTTTTATGGATTACAACTTCTCGAAGGTGCGATCCCTGCCGACGGCGACGATGTACATATATTAATCAATCAGGCCGGAATAAAATCTTTAAACATAGACCATCCCATCGGAAAGACAATAAAAAAGGGAGAAAGCAACTGGGTGATAGCCGGTGTTATTAAAGATTTCTATATTGCACCTCCGACGGTACCATGTAGTCCTATCGTTATGATATTTAAAAAAGAAACAGATTTTAGTTCCAACGGTTCAATCCTGTTCAAATATCAAGAAGGAAGCTGGAACAATTGTAAAGAGAGGTTGGAGACATTGGTCAAAAAATTAAATCCGAACGTCAGAAGTTGCCAGATCTGCAATATGGAAGAAGAATATGAGAAATTCCTTAAATCGGAAAACGCATTGCTGATGATGTTGGATTTCGTCACCCTGGTTTGTGTGTTGATCTCTCTGTTCGGTGTTTTCTCACTCGTCACCCTCGACTGTGAAAAACGCAGGAAGGAAATAGCCATACGCAAAGTGAACGGTGCAGAGACCAGTCATATCATGAAAGCATTCCTACTGAAATATATGTTCTTGTTACTGATAGCCTCTGCCATTGCATTCCCCATCGGTTACCTCATCATGAAACCCTGGATAGAAAGCTATGTCCTTCAAACAAATATCGATTTCTGGATTTATCCGGCAATATGGCTGTCACTGGCTTTACTCATTATCACATGTACCGGCTGGCGCATATGGAATGCGGCTAATCAGAATCCGGCGGAAGTGGTTAAATCTGAATAA